The genomic DNA GGCGCGCTGCTCTACGTGCACGCCGCCAACGTGTCGGAGTCGGAGAAGCGCTCGCTGGCCGTCCCCGAGCTCCTGACGCTGCTGCGCCAGCACATGGTCGTGAGCCTCGCCGCCACTGTGCTGACCTGCCTGATCGCGATCCCGGTGGGCGTCTTGCTGACCCGCGGCTCGATGCGGCGGTTCTCCAAGCCCATCATCACCGTCGCGGGCTTCGGCCAGGCCGCGCCGGCGATCGGTCTGATCGCACTGGGCGCGGTCCTATTCGGCATCGGCGCGACCGGCGCCGTGGCCGCTCTCACCGTCTATGGCGCGTTGCCCATCATCGCCAACACCGTCGTCGGTCTCGACGGCGTGGACCGCAAGCTGGTCGAGGCGGCGCGCGGCATGGGCATGTCGGCGTTCTCCACGCTCAGGCGGGTCGAACTCCCACTCGCCCTGCCCGTGATCATCGCGGGTGTGCGCACCGCGCTGGTGCTCATCGTCGGCACCGCGGCATTGGCCTCCTTCACCGGTGCGGGCGGACTCGGCCAGCTGATCACCACGGGCATCAAGTTGCAGCAGAGCACCACGTTGGTCGTCGGTGCCATCCTCGTCGCCGCTCTGGCGCTGGCCATCGACTGGCTGGCGCGCGTGGTCGAGATGGTCGCATCGCCGAAGGGACTGAAGTGATCACGTTGCGTCGCACCACCGCCGTGCTCGCCGGGCTGGCCATCGCGTCGACCGCCCTCGCGGGGTGCGGCCTGCGCTCGGCAAGCGGCGCCGT from Mycolicibacterium arabiense includes the following:
- a CDS encoding ABC transporter permease, coding for MVTTDVPAAGIARPGRLRWILQPTLCVVAVVGALLYVHAANVSESEKRSLAVPELLTLLRQHMVVSLAATVLTCLIAIPVGVLLTRGSMRRFSKPIITVAGFGQAAPAIGLIALGAVLFGIGATGAVAALTVYGALPIIANTVVGLDGVDRKLVEAARGMGMSAFSTLRRVELPLALPVIIAGVRTALVLIVGTAALASFTGAGGLGQLITTGIKLQQSTTLVVGAILVAALALAIDWLARVVEMVASPKGLK